In the Myxococcus fulvus genome, one interval contains:
- a CDS encoding response regulator: MAKPVILAVDDDTEVLRAVERDLRRQYGREYRVLSADRGEAALETVRQLRLRGDPVALFLVDQRMPGMSGVEFLEQAKALYDEARRVLLTAYADTQAAIHAINEVRLDHYLLKPWEPPEERLYPVLTDLLEEWRAHHPPAFEGIRVLGNRWAPRSHALRDFLGSNQVPYQWLDVEASDEGRLLLAQAGGAAVEKLPLVLFPDGTRLMGPSTLEVAERIGLKVRATKPFYDLVIIGGGPAGLAAAVYGASEGLGTVMVERSAPGGQAGTSSRIENYLGFPAGLSGSDLARRAVAQAARFGVEILTPQEVSHLRVEDPYRIVTLADGTELSCHALLLAMGVQWKKLSTPGMEALTGAGVYYGSSRTEALSCKDEEVYIIGGANSAGQAALYFAQFARRVTLVVRGDSLEKGMSHYLVEQVRSLANVTVLLDTEVTRVEGGAHLERVTLATRGQPERTVPASTLFVMIGAVPRTEWLDGLVARDERGYILTGPDLMPAGQRPKGWKPERAPFLLETSVPGIFAAGDVRHASIKRVASGVGEGSIAISFIHQYLSEV, translated from the coding sequence ATGGCCAAGCCCGTCATCCTCGCGGTGGACGACGACACGGAGGTGCTTCGCGCGGTGGAGCGCGACTTGCGGCGCCAGTACGGCCGCGAGTACCGGGTGCTCAGCGCGGACCGGGGAGAGGCCGCGCTGGAGACGGTGCGCCAGCTGCGGCTGCGTGGTGACCCGGTGGCGCTCTTCCTCGTGGACCAGCGCATGCCGGGCATGTCCGGCGTGGAGTTCCTGGAGCAGGCGAAGGCGCTCTACGACGAGGCCCGGCGCGTGCTGCTCACCGCGTACGCGGACACGCAGGCGGCCATCCACGCCATCAACGAGGTGCGGCTGGACCACTACCTGCTCAAGCCGTGGGAGCCGCCCGAGGAGCGCCTGTATCCGGTGCTGACGGACCTGCTGGAGGAGTGGCGGGCGCACCACCCGCCGGCCTTCGAGGGCATCCGCGTGCTGGGCAACCGCTGGGCCCCCCGCTCGCATGCGCTGCGCGACTTCCTGGGCAGCAACCAGGTGCCGTACCAGTGGCTCGACGTGGAGGCCAGCGACGAGGGCCGCCTGCTGCTCGCGCAGGCCGGAGGCGCCGCCGTGGAGAAGCTGCCGCTGGTGCTCTTCCCGGACGGCACGCGGTTGATGGGCCCGTCCACGCTGGAGGTGGCCGAGCGCATCGGGTTGAAGGTGCGCGCCACCAAGCCCTTCTACGACCTGGTCATCATCGGCGGAGGTCCCGCGGGGCTGGCGGCCGCGGTGTATGGCGCGTCCGAGGGGCTGGGCACCGTGATGGTGGAGCGCAGCGCGCCGGGAGGACAGGCGGGCACCAGCTCGCGCATCGAGAACTACCTGGGCTTCCCCGCGGGGCTGAGCGGCTCGGACCTGGCGCGGCGGGCGGTGGCGCAGGCGGCGCGCTTCGGGGTGGAGATATTGACGCCGCAGGAGGTGAGCCACCTGCGCGTGGAGGACCCGTACCGCATCGTCACGCTCGCGGACGGCACGGAGCTGAGCTGTCACGCGCTGCTGCTCGCGATGGGTGTGCAGTGGAAGAAGCTCTCCACGCCCGGCATGGAGGCGCTCACCGGGGCGGGCGTCTACTACGGCTCGTCGCGCACGGAGGCGCTGTCGTGCAAGGACGAGGAGGTCTACATCATCGGCGGCGCCAACTCCGCCGGACAGGCCGCGCTCTACTTCGCGCAGTTCGCCCGCCGGGTGACGTTGGTGGTGCGCGGGGACTCGCTGGAGAAGGGCATGTCCCATTACCTCGTCGAGCAGGTGCGCTCGCTCGCCAACGTCACGGTGCTGCTCGACACGGAGGTGACGCGCGTGGAGGGCGGCGCGCATCTGGAGCGCGTCACGCTCGCCACGCGAGGACAGCCCGAGCGCACCGTGCCCGCGAGCACGCTGTTCGTGATGATTGGCGCGGTGCCGAGGACGGAGTGGCTGGACGGCCTGGTGGCGCGTGACGAGCGCGGCTACATCCTCACCGGTCCGGACCTGATGCCGGCCGGACAGCGGCCCAAGGGGTGGAAGCCGGAGCGGGCGCCGTTCCTGTTGGAGACGAGCGTGCCGGGCATCTTCGCCGCGGGCGACGTGCGCCACGCCTCCATCAAGCGCGTGGCCTCCGGCGTGGGCGAGGGCTCCATCGCCATCTCCTTCATCCATCAGTACCTGAGCGAGGTGTGA
- a CDS encoding sensor histidine kinase, which produces MSVEAKQPQERLRCLEHTVLRQEKLAALGRHAAGLAHEMNNPASAGRRATEQLTQAMDAQEDLSVALDQWRLTQAQRQLLLRTCRQSQGRGATRDMDPLTRADAEDALATWMDAKGVVNAWDLSPTLLDAGIGEAQLEPLTQALPAEALPDALAWLEALVRTRALLAEVRQSTTRLSELAGAVKSYTHAGKEQPEPVDVHEGLENTLLLLNYKLKHGVEVKREYDRSLPRVQALPGMLNHVWTNLVDNAIDAMGGKGHLTVRTAKDADSLLVEVVDDGPGVPPELLERIWEPFFTTKPMGQGTGLGLDIIRRVIVDRHHGDVRVESKPGRTAFQIRLPLK; this is translated from the coding sequence GTGTCCGTGGAAGCAAAGCAGCCCCAGGAGCGACTGCGGTGCCTGGAGCACACCGTGCTGCGCCAGGAGAAGCTGGCCGCGCTGGGGCGACACGCGGCGGGGCTCGCGCACGAGATGAACAACCCGGCCTCCGCGGGCCGACGCGCCACCGAGCAGCTCACCCAGGCCATGGACGCGCAGGAGGACCTGTCCGTCGCGCTCGACCAGTGGCGCCTGACGCAGGCCCAGCGACAGCTGCTCCTGCGCACCTGCCGACAGAGCCAGGGCCGGGGCGCGACCCGGGACATGGACCCGCTCACGCGCGCAGACGCCGAGGACGCGCTGGCCACATGGATGGACGCGAAGGGCGTGGTGAACGCGTGGGACCTGTCCCCCACGTTGCTGGACGCGGGCATCGGAGAGGCGCAACTGGAGCCGCTCACCCAGGCCCTGCCCGCCGAGGCACTGCCGGACGCGCTCGCGTGGTTGGAGGCCCTGGTGCGCACGCGCGCGCTGCTGGCGGAGGTGCGGCAGAGCACCACGCGGCTGTCGGAGCTGGCGGGCGCGGTGAAGTCCTATACCCACGCGGGCAAGGAGCAGCCCGAGCCCGTGGACGTGCACGAGGGACTGGAGAACACGCTGCTCCTGCTCAACTACAAGCTGAAGCACGGCGTCGAGGTGAAGCGCGAGTACGACCGGAGCCTCCCGCGCGTGCAGGCGCTGCCCGGGATGCTGAACCACGTGTGGACCAACCTGGTCGACAACGCCATCGACGCCATGGGCGGCAAGGGCCACCTCACGGTGCGCACCGCGAAGGACGCGGACTCCCTCCTCGTGGAGGTGGTGGACGATGGGCCCGGTGTCCCGCCGGAGCTGCTCGAGCGCATCTGGGAGCCCTTCTTCACCACCAAGCCCATGGGTCAGGGCACCGGACTGGGCCTGGACATCATCCGCCGCGTCATCGTGGACCGGCACCACGGCGACGTGCGCGTGGAGTCGAAGCCGGGCCGCACCGCCTTCCAGATACGCCTGCCCCTGAAGTGA
- a CDS encoding ATP-binding protein, translating to MEPHVAPPLRPDAPGPVPRPTLASAEDADTAERFLAELRSSTLFSEVDAEEAERLRAESTHLELQPQEWLGHEGEPASFYLILEGELRITKTVGGVETLISVFRAGDFFGEVPLLLGQCFLASSRALTHCRLLRLSHPSFWRMLADCPTANQRILSKMAERMKALQSISLQQEKLASLGTLAAGLAHELNNPVSAVMRGVRALGDRLRELPALALSLDCRTLSEPQVRALEARASVSAETLNPLDKGDAEDALARWLDARGVEEAWVMAPDLVESGLSLEKLEHELASLSGEVLKGTLRWVAATRGISVLLDEVGQAGGRIASLVNAARAYTYLDEAPLQRVDVHDGLESTLAVLGHRLRGVHVVREYDRSLPPITAYGTELNQVWTSLIENATDAIKENGGGTLRLRTHRDTDHVVVEVVDDGPGIPPEVLPRIFDPFFTTKGVGEGTGLGLSITHRVVSLLHQGEVIVTSRPGETCFQVRLPFELDGAFIPEPARPRAPSPRQRPEPEELRGA from the coding sequence ATGGAGCCGCACGTCGCTCCCCCGCTGCGCCCCGACGCCCCGGGTCCGGTGCCGCGTCCCACCCTGGCGAGCGCGGAGGACGCAGACACGGCGGAGCGCTTCCTCGCGGAGCTGCGAAGCAGCACCCTCTTCTCGGAAGTGGACGCGGAGGAGGCCGAGCGCCTGCGCGCCGAGTCCACCCACCTGGAGCTCCAACCCCAGGAGTGGCTGGGCCACGAGGGCGAGCCCGCCTCCTTCTACCTCATCCTCGAGGGCGAGCTTCGCATCACCAAGACGGTGGGCGGCGTGGAGACGCTCATCTCCGTGTTCCGCGCGGGCGACTTCTTCGGCGAGGTGCCGCTCCTGCTCGGTCAGTGCTTCCTCGCCAGCAGCCGCGCGCTCACACACTGCCGGCTCCTGAGGCTGTCGCACCCGTCCTTCTGGCGGATGCTCGCGGACTGTCCCACGGCCAATCAACGCATCCTGAGCAAGATGGCCGAGCGCATGAAGGCGCTCCAGTCCATCTCGCTCCAGCAGGAGAAGCTCGCGTCTCTCGGCACGTTGGCGGCGGGGCTGGCCCATGAGCTGAACAACCCCGTGTCCGCCGTGATGCGCGGCGTGCGCGCGCTCGGCGACCGTCTGCGCGAGCTGCCCGCGCTGGCCCTGTCCCTGGACTGCCGCACGCTGTCCGAGCCCCAGGTGCGCGCGCTGGAGGCCCGCGCCTCGGTGTCCGCCGAGACGCTCAACCCGCTGGACAAGGGTGACGCGGAGGACGCGCTCGCGCGCTGGTTGGATGCTCGCGGCGTGGAGGAGGCCTGGGTGATGGCGCCGGACCTGGTGGAGTCGGGGCTGTCGCTCGAGAAGCTGGAGCACGAGCTGGCGTCGCTGTCGGGCGAGGTGCTGAAGGGCACGCTGCGCTGGGTGGCCGCCACGCGGGGCATCTCCGTGCTGCTCGACGAGGTGGGGCAGGCGGGAGGTCGCATCGCCTCGCTGGTGAACGCGGCCCGCGCGTACACGTACCTGGACGAGGCCCCGCTGCAGCGCGTGGATGTCCACGACGGCCTGGAGAGCACGCTGGCGGTGCTGGGCCACCGGCTGCGCGGCGTCCACGTGGTGCGCGAGTACGACCGGAGCCTGCCGCCCATCACCGCGTACGGCACGGAGCTCAACCAGGTGTGGACCAGCCTCATCGAGAACGCGACCGACGCCATCAAGGAGAACGGCGGCGGCACGCTGCGGCTGCGCACGCACCGGGACACGGACCACGTGGTGGTCGAGGTGGTGGATGACGGGCCCGGCATTCCGCCCGAGGTGCTGCCGCGCATCTTCGACCCGTTCTTCACCACGAAGGGCGTGGGCGAGGGGACGGGCCTGGGACTGAGCATCACCCACCGCGTGGTGTCCCTGCTCCACCAGGGCGAGGTCATCGTCACCTCGCGCCCCGGTGAGACGTGCTTCCAGGTCCGTCTGCCCTTCGAGCTCGACGGTGCCTTCATCCCCGAGCCCGCGCGGCCTCGAGCGCCCTCGCCGCGTCAGCGGCCGGAGCCCGAGGAGCTGCGCGGCGCGTGA
- a CDS encoding ATP-binding protein produces MGSEDIVTALRRVPLFSRLGDEQLHWVASHGRQLHFPAGARVAAQGDPADGLSVILEGRTVWARRVGEQDTPTGALEAGDIFGELILFLNSPYPTTGHAHTDVRLLRLEPAAFWELLRLAPSLSRGLMEVAAQRTQPQEVVSTQQPLALKPGQMVAGLAPELGNPAASANRSASRLRDTLRLVSARAMALGQHGLSSAQRGALLALPREAADRARATPALEPLARTRREEEIGSWLELRGMTDAWDVAPALVASGLDVAWLDSVARRVGEALLRDTLSWLVAAVSGDVLLAEVERGSARVHALVEGVKAYSFMDRAQTTEVDVHDGLENALSALRHRLEGDHVRIERQFASDAPKLQAEAHALDEVWTQLVLNALEALGERGGTLRLRSWTEEQRLVVEVADDGPGIPRDLMPRIFEPFFSTKPNAAGLGLDISRRIIERHGGDVRVLSAPGHTRVQVRLPA; encoded by the coding sequence ATGGGAAGCGAGGACATCGTCACAGCGCTGCGCCGGGTACCGCTGTTCTCCCGGCTGGGCGACGAGCAACTGCACTGGGTGGCCAGCCACGGGCGGCAGCTCCACTTCCCAGCGGGGGCTCGCGTCGCCGCGCAGGGCGACCCGGCGGACGGGCTCTCCGTCATCCTCGAGGGGCGCACGGTGTGGGCCCGCCGCGTGGGCGAGCAGGACACGCCCACGGGCGCGCTGGAGGCGGGCGACATCTTCGGGGAGCTCATCCTCTTCCTGAACTCGCCCTACCCCACCACCGGGCACGCGCACACGGACGTGCGCCTGCTGCGGCTGGAGCCCGCCGCCTTCTGGGAGCTCTTGCGACTGGCGCCGTCCTTGAGCCGGGGGCTGATGGAGGTCGCGGCCCAGCGCACCCAGCCGCAGGAGGTGGTGTCCACGCAGCAGCCCCTGGCGCTGAAGCCGGGGCAGATGGTGGCGGGGCTCGCGCCGGAGCTGGGCAACCCCGCGGCGTCGGCGAACCGGAGCGCGTCGCGGCTGCGGGACACGCTGCGGCTGGTGTCCGCGCGGGCGATGGCGCTCGGGCAGCACGGGCTGTCCTCCGCGCAGCGCGGGGCGCTGTTGGCCCTGCCTCGCGAGGCCGCCGACCGCGCGCGGGCCACGCCGGCGCTGGAGCCGCTCGCGCGGACGCGGCGCGAGGAGGAGATTGGCTCGTGGCTGGAGCTGCGCGGGATGACGGACGCGTGGGACGTGGCGCCCGCGCTGGTGGCCTCCGGGCTGGATGTGGCCTGGCTGGACTCGGTGGCGCGCCGCGTGGGTGAGGCGCTGCTGCGCGACACGCTGTCCTGGTTGGTGGCGGCGGTGAGCGGCGACGTGCTGCTGGCGGAGGTGGAGCGCGGCAGCGCGCGGGTGCACGCGCTGGTGGAGGGCGTGAAGGCCTACAGCTTCATGGACCGGGCGCAGACCACCGAGGTGGACGTGCACGACGGCCTGGAGAACGCGCTGTCGGCGCTGCGTCACCGGCTGGAGGGCGACCACGTCCGCATCGAGCGGCAGTTCGCCTCGGACGCGCCGAAGCTCCAGGCGGAGGCGCACGCGCTCGACGAGGTGTGGACGCAGCTGGTGCTCAACGCGCTGGAGGCGCTGGGTGAGCGGGGCGGCACGCTGCGGCTGCGCTCGTGGACGGAGGAGCAGCGACTGGTGGTGGAGGTAGCGGACGACGGCCCTGGCATTCCGCGGGACTTGATGCCGCGCATCTTCGAGCCCTTCTTCAGCACGAAGCCGAACGCGGCGGGGCTGGGGTTGGACATCAGCCGGCGCATCATCGAGCGGCATGGCGGGGACGTGCGCGTGCTCTCCGCGCCGGGGCACACGCGGGTGCAGGTGCGGCTGCCGGCGTGA
- a CDS encoding DUF2238 domain-containing protein: MTEQRPLMQPAVPLDAPAVDSVAPFYPPVRGTREEARTPLLLAAVLAPILVATFFLSPAGKLNWLLEVGPGLAGMVVLASTFRRFPMSRWVYVCVFLHILVLTYGGYYTYALTPLGNWVRDALELSRNPYDRLGHFVQGFFPAFIIREVLLRSTPLRRGGWLNFLTGSVALAISAFYELLEWWAALALDPAGGDAFLGTQGDIWDAQWDMFLALCGAVLAMLLFGRAHLKSVERLVTRARITST, from the coding sequence ATGACTGAGCAAAGGCCCCTCATGCAGCCCGCCGTCCCGCTCGATGCTCCCGCCGTCGACAGCGTCGCGCCCTTCTATCCGCCCGTGCGCGGGACCCGTGAAGAGGCGCGTACCCCGTTGCTGCTCGCGGCCGTGCTCGCGCCCATCCTCGTCGCCACGTTCTTCCTCAGCCCCGCCGGCAAGCTCAACTGGTTGCTGGAGGTGGGGCCGGGCCTCGCGGGCATGGTGGTGCTGGCCTCCACGTTCCGCCGCTTCCCGATGTCGCGCTGGGTCTACGTCTGCGTCTTCCTGCACATCCTCGTGCTGACCTACGGCGGCTACTACACCTACGCGCTCACGCCCCTGGGCAACTGGGTGCGCGATGCACTGGAGCTGTCCCGCAATCCCTACGACCGGCTGGGTCACTTCGTGCAGGGCTTCTTCCCCGCGTTCATCATCCGCGAGGTGCTGCTGCGCTCCACGCCGCTGCGTCGGGGCGGGTGGCTCAACTTCCTCACCGGCTCGGTGGCGCTGGCCATCAGCGCCTTCTACGAGCTGCTCGAGTGGTGGGCCGCGCTCGCGCTGGACCCGGCCGGCGGTGACGCGTTCCTCGGCACCCAGGGCGACATCTGGGATGCGCAGTGGGACATGTTCCTCGCCCTCTGCGGCGCCGTGCTGGCCATGCTCCTCTTCGGCCGCGCCCACCTGAAGAGCGTGGAGCGCCTGGTGACTCGCGCCCGAATCACATCCACTTGA
- a CDS encoding Gfo/Idh/MocA family protein, with protein MTTRIGIIGTRWGLMHVGAFRAAGAQVVALCGRSPESTHAVAQREGIPFATTEVDELCAAVDAVVVASPDALHAPHLLTALEAGRAVLCEKPLTRTVEDARRVVLRARELSSPSAVNFPYRMLPPLRALKSWLSGRKVQHLVVTLRTGFVTRHPSDLEDASGDWGGLSHVLDAALWLTDATPLWVQATLSGRPVHTAALHVGLSNGAVLVLTHAACAEPGIHGGWSLLGQDWEVGFSAGYVPAREGWCISSIRGFEHGGWSDIAPGAEPHPGQLEPWAQAHVETARRFLGLRRHAPRDGLATVEDGALVQEVLAAALRSDAEGRRFPVPHE; from the coding sequence ATGACGACGCGCATCGGCATCATCGGCACCCGGTGGGGACTCATGCACGTGGGTGCGTTCCGCGCGGCGGGCGCGCAGGTGGTGGCACTGTGTGGCCGCTCCCCGGAATCCACCCACGCCGTGGCCCAGCGTGAGGGCATCCCCTTCGCCACCACGGAGGTCGATGAACTGTGCGCCGCCGTGGACGCCGTGGTGGTCGCGAGCCCCGATGCACTGCACGCACCTCACCTGCTCACGGCACTCGAAGCCGGGCGCGCGGTGCTGTGTGAGAAGCCCCTCACGCGCACCGTCGAGGACGCGCGGCGCGTCGTCCTCCGCGCCCGTGAGCTGTCGAGCCCCAGCGCCGTCAACTTCCCCTACCGCATGCTGCCACCCCTGCGCGCCCTGAAGTCCTGGCTCTCGGGACGCAAGGTGCAGCACCTGGTCGTCACGCTCCGCACCGGCTTCGTCACGCGCCATCCATCCGACCTCGAGGACGCATCAGGAGATTGGGGCGGCCTGTCCCACGTGCTCGACGCCGCGCTGTGGCTGACGGACGCGACGCCGCTGTGGGTACAGGCCACGCTCTCCGGACGTCCCGTGCACACCGCCGCGCTGCACGTCGGGCTCTCCAACGGCGCCGTGCTCGTCCTCACCCACGCCGCCTGCGCGGAGCCAGGAATCCACGGAGGCTGGAGCCTGCTCGGCCAGGACTGGGAGGTCGGCTTCTCCGCGGGCTATGTGCCCGCGCGTGAAGGCTGGTGCATCTCCTCCATCCGCGGCTTCGAGCACGGCGGTTGGAGCGACATCGCCCCCGGCGCCGAGCCCCACCCTGGACAGCTCGAACCCTGGGCCCAGGCCCACGTGGAGACCGCGCGCCGGTTCCTCGGCCTGCGACGTCACGCGCCTCGCGACGGGCTCGCCACCGTGGAAGACGGTGCCCTCGTGCAAGAGGTCCTCGCGGCCGCCCTCCGCTCCGACGCAGAGGGCCGCCGATTCCCCGTGCCGCACGAATAG